The stretch of DNA GCCCGGGAAAAGTGGAAAAAGGACGACAAATTTTTAATGAGTATTTTAGGAGATATAATTTCAATATCTTCGATCCCACTGTTACAGGAATTTTTCAAATGCCTTTACAACATCCAGACTTCAGTTTTTGGAAAAATCAGGTCTGTAAAAATGGTATGTCATATATAGTGCGTATATGCAGACATTCTCTATACACACGGTATTGATACTATGGAAGAACCCTCCGAAAAACAGTACAAATATGCCTGGGGAATAGATGCAGCCATAGCTGTAATCGGGGGTAAATGGAAACCCCTGATCCTCTATGAGCTAAGGGACGGAACACTTCGTTTCAGCCAGATCCTGAGGGGAATCCAGCCGAAGATCACCCAGAGAATGCTTACCAAAGAGCTTCGCGAACTTGAGAAGGACGGCCTTATCACCCGAAAAGTCTACCCTGTCGTTCCACCGAAAGTCGAGTACTCACTAACTGAAAAAGGACTCTCGCTAATGCCTATCCTCGACGAACTCTGTCACTGGGGATACGAGCATATGGACGATGAGATCGAGTTTAAATGTGAGGAATAGACGGCAGCAGTGAAACATGATCGGGAGATCGTTATATAATAATCTCCGGATCGAATTCATATTTTACATGCAAATCACGTTGTGATTGTTATAAAAATCAGAGTTTGGACCCTTTAGATCCCCGGGCTGTTTAATTTTGTTTTGTTTGGAAATCCGGATTGAGACCATTTAGATACCTTGTCCTAGTTCCAATAAACTTTGTAGATTTTCATCATTTTTTGTGTGATGGAATCTCCGGTCATGGGGGTTTTACATGAAACAGTGCATGAAACTTTTGTTTCATGAACATTTTTACACAAACTCCGGCGCGGCGGCAATCTGCCGGACTGAAAATAACTCATGTATAAATATCCTCCTGGTCATGATCGGGAATATTATTAAGCAACTTAATCATTAAGTTACTAAATGATGGCTGTTGCTAAATCACAACCAACCGACTTCGCCGACCTGTACGAGGTATGGATGAGAATACGGAATAAAATGAATATTATGGAGAATCTTCCGCGTGATTTCGGAATCGATGAACAGCTGAAATTATCGGAGATCCATACTATTCAGGCTATAGGAAGTACGAAAGAGAATAACAACAGGATCATTGCCGATATCCTGGGAATAACACCTTCTGCCGTTTCACAGATGGTGGCGAAACTGACCCGCCGCGATCTTGTAAAAAAAGTACGCGGGCTTAGAAACGATAAGGAAGTATCCCTTGAACTTACCGAAAAAGGACGGACTGCATTTAAGTGTCACGAGAAGACCCATGCGGATGTTTACAAGAGAATTGCCGCAGGTGTCGGAACCCTGAAAAAAGAGGAACTGGAAGTGATTTCCAGGATCTTTTCTGCAATGGAATCGGTCTACGATCAGCAAATCCGCGATCTATCGGCCAATAAAAACGTCAGCGAAACGGAGCGATCCGATTGACCGCGGAAGATGCGAATGCAAAGCCCTGGCTGAGAAATCTTCCGGGTAACTTCAGTGAGATTATTCAGCTCGGATTTGCGCACATGGTCAACGACATCTATTTTCCGATACTGATGGCGCTGCAGCCGGTCCTGATCACAACTCTCGGTTACAGTTATTTCCAGGCCGCACTCCTTCCGACAATGCACAGCCTGCTTTCATCCGTCCTCCAGCCCGTCTTCGGGAGCCTCGCCGACAGGAAAGGTCTTAGGATCAGCATCATCATTTCTCTGCTGTTATCCGGCTGCGGTATCGCATTTCTCGGTCTGGTCTCCAATCACTATTATGTAATGCTAGGGTGCGTTGCCATATCGGCAATGGGTCACGCGACATTCCATCCCGGTGCGCTCTGCAAGGTTGATGCACTCGCAACGCCGGGAACCCGCGGGCGTCTCACATCTCTTTTTACCGTCGGAGGAAATCTCGGCCAGGCACTCGGTCCTATCGTCGGCGGTCTCGCCCTGTCGTACGGCGGTATATCATCGATAACGTGGCTCGTGATCCCGGCGATCGCCGGTGCACTGGTTCTCATGTTCAGGCCGATTCCCGGGGTTCATAAGAAAACCGTAGTGACTTCCGCCTCCGGCCGGGAGAACTGGAAGCCTGTCATATTCCTCTTCTCCGGTGCGACACTTCGTGCATGGGCCACCTTCGGGGCCATGACTTTTATCCCTACATTCCTTGTCCTGGAGGGCTACTCACTCATAGATGCGACTTTTTTAGTCAGTGTCATGCTTTTGGCAGGAGTTGTGGGACAACTTCTTGGCGGTTCGCTCTCCGACCGGTTAGGAAGAAAACCTGTGG from Methanolacinia petrolearia DSM 11571 encodes:
- a CDS encoding winged helix-turn-helix transcriptional regulator; this encodes MEEPSEKQYKYAWGIDAAIAVIGGKWKPLILYELRDGTLRFSQILRGIQPKITQRMLTKELRELEKDGLITRKVYPVVPPKVEYSLTEKGLSLMPILDELCHWGYEHMDDEIEFKCEE
- a CDS encoding MFS transporter, whose protein sequence is MTAEDANAKPWLRNLPGNFSEIIQLGFAHMVNDIYFPILMALQPVLITTLGYSYFQAALLPTMHSLLSSVLQPVFGSLADRKGLRISIIISLLLSGCGIAFLGLVSNHYYVMLGCVAISAMGHATFHPGALCKVDALATPGTRGRLTSLFTVGGNLGQALGPIVGGLALSYGGISSITWLVIPAIAGALVLMFRPIPGVHKKTVVTSASGRENWKPVIFLFSGATLRAWATFGAMTFIPTFLVLEGYSLIDATFLVSVMLLAGVVGQLLGGSLSDRLGRKPVVVATTFAAVPVFAAILVTHGALLILFIILFGFLLWSSFAVTISMAHELVPTQIGLISGMFMGIAMGAGGIGVSVSGIIADHFGLTTALATFPVIVFFAAVMFVLVRYSPEKIKTPGD
- a CDS encoding MarR family winged helix-turn-helix transcriptional regulator translates to MMAVAKSQPTDFADLYEVWMRIRNKMNIMENLPRDFGIDEQLKLSEIHTIQAIGSTKENNNRIIADILGITPSAVSQMVAKLTRRDLVKKVRGLRNDKEVSLELTEKGRTAFKCHEKTHADVYKRIAAGVGTLKKEELEVISRIFSAMESVYDQQIRDLSANKNVSETERSD